One stretch of Procambarus clarkii isolate CNS0578487 chromosome 35, FALCON_Pclarkii_2.0, whole genome shotgun sequence DNA includes these proteins:
- the LOC138371148 gene encoding U1 small nuclear ribonucleoprotein C-like, with protein MPKYYCDYCDTYLTHDSPSVRKTHCEGRKHKENVKMYYQKWMEDQAQSLIDATTAAFKARKIPKGAAIPPPSSMQGGPGGPVGQEDTFGSGPQNMGGPGGPPIGPGMGNMGPPGVAGANIPGNMGMPPMGPRGPMMGPPMMGGSSMPPGMMPGMPPPMGGPMGSMGPPHMAGPPQMAGHPQMSGHPHMAGHPQMAGHLQMAGHPQMAGHPQMAGHPQMSGPPQMMAGHPQMAGHPQMAGHPQMSGHPHMAGYPQMAGHSQMARHSQMAGHPQMAGHPQMAGHSQMAGHPQMAGRPQMAGHPQMRSRHSQMSGHPQMAGPP; from the exons ATGCCAAAATACTACTGTGATTACTGCGACACCTACCTCACACATGACTCTCCCTCGGTGCGGAAAACTCACTGCGAGGGGCGAAAACACAAGGAAAATGTCAAAATGTACTACCAGAAGTGGATGGAGGACCAAGCTCAGTCTCTGATTGATGCAACAACTGCTGCATTTAAAGCCAGGAAGATTCCAAAGGGAGCAGCCATTCCTCCACCGAGCAGCATGCAAGGAGGACCAGGAGGTCCTGTTGGGCAAGAAGATACATTCGGTTCAGGGCCTCAGAACATGGGTGGTCCTGGAGGTCCCCCAATAGGGCCAGGAATGGGGAACATGGGCCCTCCAGGCGTGGCTGGTGCAAACATACCAGGCAACATGGGTATGCCCCCAATGGGTCCAAGAGGACCCATGATGGGGCCACCAATGATGGGTGGCTCAAGCATGCCACCAGGTATGATGCCAGGGATGCCGCCTCCAATGGGTGGTCCCATGGGATCAATGGGACCTCCACACATGGCTGGACCTCCACAGATGGCTGGACATCCTCAGATGTCTGGACATCCACACATGGCTGGACATCCTCAGATGGCTGGACATCTTCAGATGGCTGGACATCCTCAGATGGCTGGACATCCTCAGATGGCTGGAcatccacagatgtctggacctccgcagatg atggctggacatccgcagatggctggacatccacagatggctggacatccacagatgtctggacatccACACATGGCTGGATATCCACAGATGGCTGGACATTCACAGATGGCTAGACATTCACAGATGGCTGGACATCCACAGATGGCTGGACATCCACAGATGGCTGGACATTCACAGATGGCTGGACACCCACAGATGGCTGGACGTCCACAGATGGCTGGACATCCTCAGATGAGGTCTAGACAttcacagatgtctggacatccACAAATGGCTGGACCTCCATAG